A single Dermacentor albipictus isolate Rhodes 1998 colony chromosome 3, USDA_Dalb.pri_finalv2, whole genome shotgun sequence DNA region contains:
- the Jupiter gene encoding microtubule-associated protein Jupiter isoform X2 yields MSANHIRVIKPPGGDDSDIFGVRSPQLQSGAEPSTPRRVKNYQQSSIFTPSEEDLTPTTPSSGASTPTRRRMSDNSQERLFGSEDVPTPRRVVDRMKSNIFSELDSPAPQAPAPASASKKFVSRNPITGDVYHVKQNGHGGMNGYSSNGSTSPVDSPPNGHVQYAPGGRPSGGF; encoded by the exons GGTGATCAAGCCCCCTGGCGGCGACGACAGTGACATTTTCGGCGTGCGCTCCCCGCAGCTGCAGTCGGGCGCCGAGCCCAGCACGCCGCGCAGGGTCAAGAACTACCAGCAGTCGTCCATCTTCACGCCCTCCGAGGAGGACCTGACGCCGACGACGCCTTCCAGTGGCGCCAGCACGCCCACGCGGCGCCGCATGAGCGACAACAGCCAGGAGCGCCTGTTCGGCTCGGAAGACGTGCCCACCCCACGGCGCGTCGTCGACCGCATGAAGTCCAACATCTTCAGCGAGCTCGACTCACCCGCGCCACAGGCCCCCGCCCCGGCATCGGCCTCCAAGAAGTTCG TGTCCCGCAACCCGATCACAGGCGATGTGTACCACGTCAAGCAAAATGGCCACGGCGGCATGA ACGGGTACAGCAGCAACGGATCCACTTCACCCGTGGACTCGCCGCCCAACGGCCACGTCCAGTACGCTCCCGGGGGCAGGCCGTCGGGAGGCTTCTGA
- the Jupiter gene encoding microtubule-associated protein Jupiter isoform X1 encodes MAPVYDFRHVELDKIGRGKRVIKPPGGDDSDIFGVRSPQLQSGAEPSTPRRVKNYQQSSIFTPSEEDLTPTTPSSGASTPTRRRMSDNSQERLFGSEDVPTPRRVVDRMKSNIFSELDSPAPQAPAPASASKKFVSRNPITGDVYHVKQNGHGGMNGYSSNGSTSPVDSPPNGHVQYAPGGRPSGGF; translated from the exons GGTGATCAAGCCCCCTGGCGGCGACGACAGTGACATTTTCGGCGTGCGCTCCCCGCAGCTGCAGTCGGGCGCCGAGCCCAGCACGCCGCGCAGGGTCAAGAACTACCAGCAGTCGTCCATCTTCACGCCCTCCGAGGAGGACCTGACGCCGACGACGCCTTCCAGTGGCGCCAGCACGCCCACGCGGCGCCGCATGAGCGACAACAGCCAGGAGCGCCTGTTCGGCTCGGAAGACGTGCCCACCCCACGGCGCGTCGTCGACCGCATGAAGTCCAACATCTTCAGCGAGCTCGACTCACCCGCGCCACAGGCCCCCGCCCCGGCATCGGCCTCCAAGAAGTTCG TGTCCCGCAACCCGATCACAGGCGATGTGTACCACGTCAAGCAAAATGGCCACGGCGGCATGA ACGGGTACAGCAGCAACGGATCCACTTCACCCGTGGACTCGCCGCCCAACGGCCACGTCCAGTACGCTCCCGGGGGCAGGCCGTCGGGAGGCTTCTGA